One Aneurinibacillus migulanus genomic region harbors:
- a CDS encoding tRNA (adenine(22)-N(1))-methyltransferase, with the protein MIEISQRLRTIGDMVEQGHRVADIGSDHAYLPTYLIQKGIASACIAGEVNRGPWQSAARQVRSVGLSERIDVRLGDGLDVIHPGEVDTVCIAGMGGSLIVSILDKGIEKLAGVTQLLLAPNVASPLVRRWLLEHGWQLSRERILEEDGVIYEILEAIPGNPTLPYENQEREREDLLEVGPYLWQENSPVLRKKWEQELDKLRSVQIQLQRAKKPEAEGKKQEVSKKLAWMEEMIACMQTDKE; encoded by the coding sequence ATGATTGAAATTTCACAGCGATTACGAACAATTGGAGACATGGTGGAACAAGGACACCGCGTAGCGGATATCGGTTCTGATCATGCCTACCTTCCTACATATCTTATTCAGAAAGGCATTGCATCTGCTTGCATTGCAGGTGAAGTTAACCGCGGACCATGGCAATCAGCTGCACGCCAGGTACGTTCAGTTGGACTCAGCGAGCGTATCGATGTTCGGTTGGGTGATGGACTGGATGTTATTCATCCAGGTGAAGTAGATACTGTGTGCATAGCTGGCATGGGAGGCAGTCTTATTGTTTCTATTCTTGATAAAGGCATTGAGAAGCTTGCAGGTGTAACACAGCTTTTGCTTGCGCCTAATGTAGCATCGCCGCTTGTTCGACGCTGGCTGCTTGAACACGGCTGGCAACTGAGCAGGGAAAGAATTCTTGAGGAAGATGGAGTTATCTATGAAATTCTGGAAGCGATCCCTGGAAATCCGACTCTTCCGTATGAAAATCAGGAGCGTGAACGAGAAGACTTGCTAGAGGTCGGTCCATACTTATGGCAGGAAAACTCTCCCGTACTGCGTAAGAAATGGGAACAGGAGCTTGATAAGCTCCGTTCTGTACAAATTCAGCTTCAACGAGCGAAAAAACCAGAAGCTGAAGGAAAGAAACAGGAAGTAAGTAAAAAATTGGCCTGGATGGAGGAGATGATAGCATGTATGCAAACGGACAAAGAATAA
- a CDS encoding Nif3-like dinuclear metal center hexameric protein, whose translation MYANGQRIIQYFEEFAPKHLAMEGDKIGLQVGTLQKEVKKVMIALDVLEDVVDEAIAEGVDLIIAHHAVIFRPLKSLRTDLPAGRLYEKLIKHDIAVYVAHTNLDVAEGGINDLMAEALGLTDVDILEKWHEQKLKKIVVYVPLSHADAVRDAMSQAGAGSIGQYSHCTFGVRGTGTFMPGEGTDPYIGEQGKLEEVEEVRIETIMPEDIQARVVKAIIKAHPYEEVAYDIYPVEQAGATLGIGRIGKLKESVTLREFAEHVKAAFDVTGLRAVGNLDTMVQKVAVLGGDGNSFVSKAMFRGADVLVTGDIYYHTAHDAMAGGLSIIDPGHNIEKIMKQGVKNVLDKRIEQDKLDTKIIVSKVNTDPFTFL comes from the coding sequence ATGTATGCAAACGGACAAAGAATAATTCAGTATTTTGAAGAGTTCGCCCCTAAGCATTTGGCGATGGAAGGAGATAAAATCGGGCTGCAGGTCGGTACCTTACAGAAAGAAGTTAAGAAAGTAATGATTGCGCTTGATGTGCTCGAAGACGTCGTCGATGAAGCTATTGCAGAAGGCGTGGATTTAATTATCGCACATCATGCTGTTATTTTCCGACCATTGAAAAGTCTACGCACCGATCTTCCGGCTGGCCGCCTGTACGAAAAACTCATTAAGCATGATATCGCCGTATATGTAGCCCATACGAACCTTGATGTCGCTGAAGGTGGAATTAATGATCTGATGGCGGAAGCACTGGGGCTTACTGATGTTGATATCCTGGAGAAATGGCATGAGCAAAAGTTGAAGAAGATTGTTGTTTACGTTCCACTTTCACATGCGGATGCGGTACGTGATGCCATGTCACAGGCTGGTGCGGGCTCGATTGGCCAGTACAGCCATTGTACGTTCGGGGTTCGTGGAACGGGAACATTCATGCCAGGTGAGGGAACCGATCCGTATATCGGCGAACAGGGTAAATTGGAGGAAGTAGAAGAGGTACGGATAGAAACCATTATGCCGGAAGACATTCAGGCACGCGTGGTCAAAGCAATAATAAAAGCCCATCCGTATGAGGAGGTAGCGTACGATATTTATCCGGTAGAACAGGCGGGTGCCACTCTGGGTATCGGACGTATCGGTAAGTTGAAGGAGTCTGTTACACTGCGTGAGTTTGCCGAACATGTAAAAGCAGCATTTGATGTTACTGGCTTACGGGCCGTTGGCAATCTTGATACAATGGTCCAGAAAGTGGCTGTGCTCGGCGGAGACGGAAACAGTTTTGTTTCCAAGGCGATGTTCCGGGGAGCCGATGTTCTAGTAACAGGAGATATTTATTATCATACGGCTCACGATGCAATGGCAGGTGGACTGTCGATTATCGACCCCGGCCATAATATTGAAAAAATCATGAAACAAGGTGTCAAGAATGTGCTTGATAAACGGATCGAACAAGATAAGCTGGATACGAAAATCATTGTATCCAAAGTGAATACAGATCCGTTTACGTTCTTATAA
- a CDS encoding C4-type zinc ribbon domain-containing protein — protein sequence MTEARNLLEWHQAKEKGAAAQRELDEWRAREEELAVRRKEAELKVKQIGTPAETDIDNQIALKLAQQELWLVDKDTERFMEERFEKEFALRESKHEWDVKAAEREAVLSREALELYYRIGENIPNPVVEVKRRSCMGCFLPLSVVKMEEWHKGKTLVTCDECGRILV from the coding sequence ATGACGGAAGCGAGAAATCTATTGGAATGGCATCAGGCCAAGGAGAAGGGAGCGGCAGCACAAAGAGAGCTGGATGAATGGAGGGCACGCGAGGAGGAGCTTGCCGTAAGGCGGAAGGAAGCAGAATTGAAAGTCAAGCAAATCGGCACACCAGCGGAGACCGATATCGATAATCAAATTGCCCTCAAGCTGGCACAGCAGGAATTATGGCTTGTTGATAAAGATACAGAGCGTTTCATGGAAGAAAGATTCGAGAAAGAATTCGCCTTACGTGAAAGCAAACATGAATGGGATGTAAAAGCTGCTGAGCGGGAAGCAGTCCTTAGCAGGGAAGCGTTGGAGCTGTACTACAGAATCGGGGAGAATATTCCGAATCCGGTCGTGGAAGTGAAGCGTAGGTCCTGCATGGGATGTTTTCTCCCGCTATCGGTAGTGAAAATGGAAGAATGGCACAAAGGAAAAACGCTCGTTACGTGCGACGAATGCGGTCGTATTCTTGTGTAA
- a CDS encoding acyl-ACP desaturase has product MLSSHLDHRLEKKFKELYEIHLERSRKIDWSYHEFLPWDKGQDFRRVPYAPDQGNLPDSLRIAVETALLTEVNLPWFTSYLNDTFRGSFSVMHDFIHTWTAEEDQHSSLLETYLLLTRNVDPHRLHELRKETVEHGWVGNFTTPLETLAYTTLQELATMVFYNNVARVAREKDPDLATLLRRLSKDEVLHYAFYRDAVKAHLEVDENYIYHIADVMIKFTMPGAVIPDYDERMSVIAREASYGPIEYFDQVFDVLVDYWHIQHIRPSMPEAEAARQRVLKHYDRLKRVCARLRAAKARP; this is encoded by the coding sequence TTGTTATCAAGCCATTTAGATCATCGTTTGGAGAAGAAGTTTAAGGAACTATACGAAATCCATTTGGAGCGGTCACGTAAAATCGACTGGAGCTACCACGAATTTTTGCCATGGGATAAAGGACAAGATTTCCGTCGCGTTCCGTATGCGCCTGATCAAGGTAATTTGCCGGACAGCCTCCGTATTGCCGTAGAAACGGCATTGTTGACGGAAGTGAACTTGCCATGGTTTACCAGCTATTTAAATGATACATTCAGAGGTTCATTCTCTGTAATGCATGATTTTATCCATACATGGACCGCGGAAGAAGATCAGCATTCAAGTCTGCTTGAAACTTATCTGTTGCTGACGCGTAACGTTGATCCACATCGTTTGCACGAACTGCGTAAGGAAACTGTAGAGCATGGCTGGGTGGGTAATTTCACTACACCTTTGGAAACGCTGGCATATACTACGCTGCAGGAACTGGCGACAATGGTGTTCTATAACAATGTAGCCCGCGTCGCAAGGGAGAAAGATCCTGATTTGGCAACCCTTTTGCGTCGTCTTTCCAAAGATGAAGTTCTGCATTATGCTTTTTATCGGGATGCGGTGAAAGCGCACCTGGAAGTGGATGAGAATTATATATACCATATCGCTGACGTTATGATTAAATTTACAATGCCGGGTGCCGTCATACCGGATTACGATGAACGTATGAGCGTAATTGCTCGTGAAGCGTCGTACGGCCCGATTGAATATTTCGATCAAGTGTTTGACGTGCTCGTAGATTACTGGCATATCCAACATATACGTCCGAGCATGCCGGAAGCCGAAGCGGCCAGACAGCGCGTGCTGAAGCACTATGACCGTTTAAAAAGAGTATGTGCCCGTCTGCGCGCCGCCAAAGCACGCCCCTAA
- a CDS encoding CapA family protein, translating into MGEKTMNLEFYGLTKKLREYRLDSKVTLKEIEEKTGISQQRMKRIEQGVSPITVEEVEMLLAFYQMDANAILAYNDLARPAGRSQKALRAVIWIALLAALSYGGYKGYATLQGENTTQPADGNASIEEIMKKQPEGGEQKVSELLTGAQADKPPVPKQTAASEQKKEAAKQGGFRLAVYGDRPYHTGGITSLTQADFQLFPVSQFQVGQGVPEWIKKVSEKAPTGLDVANVDILKGQSRIGIAKEIELLNKHHVRVLGYGSAEQVFRPQIFEKNGVKYGLMSYTRVVPAVEWKAEGKQVGVADAYGKHIFDDIRRAKQQVDVLILTMYWGKEGQTSPEQYQKDLAYNLLDAGVDMVVGHRSSIRQPYELYNGKYIFYNLGPSQLDVLFDGKNIKEIAIVQNSERSVLPRESQKK; encoded by the coding sequence ATGGGAGAGAAAACGATGAACCTGGAATTCTACGGGTTAACTAAGAAGTTACGGGAGTACCGGCTGGACAGCAAGGTTACTCTCAAGGAAATCGAAGAAAAAACGGGAATTTCCCAACAGCGGATGAAGCGTATCGAACAGGGAGTCAGCCCGATTACGGTAGAAGAAGTAGAAATGTTGCTCGCTTTTTATCAGATGGATGCTAATGCGATTCTTGCCTATAACGATTTAGCACGTCCAGCAGGCCGATCGCAGAAGGCGTTGCGTGCCGTTATCTGGATAGCCTTACTGGCGGCGCTTAGCTATGGTGGTTATAAAGGGTATGCGACGCTGCAGGGTGAAAACACCACACAGCCGGCGGACGGAAATGCATCTATTGAAGAGATAATGAAAAAGCAGCCAGAGGGGGGAGAGCAGAAAGTCAGCGAACTTCTTACAGGAGCGCAAGCAGACAAACCGCCGGTTCCAAAGCAGACTGCTGCTTCGGAACAAAAGAAGGAGGCAGCAAAACAGGGTGGCTTTCGCTTAGCAGTGTATGGGGACCGTCCATATCATACCGGCGGGATAACTTCGCTTACGCAGGCGGATTTTCAACTGTTTCCTGTGTCGCAGTTTCAAGTGGGACAGGGAGTGCCTGAGTGGATTAAAAAAGTATCAGAGAAAGCACCAACAGGTCTTGATGTAGCTAATGTTGATATCTTGAAAGGACAAAGCCGGATAGGTATTGCCAAAGAAATTGAGCTACTTAACAAGCATCATGTAAGAGTGCTTGGCTACGGCTCGGCTGAACAGGTATTTCGCCCACAAATCTTCGAAAAAAATGGAGTGAAATACGGATTGATGTCCTACACCCGTGTCGTGCCGGCGGTCGAATGGAAAGCGGAAGGCAAGCAAGTCGGAGTAGCCGATGCGTACGGGAAGCATATTTTTGACGATATCCGACGGGCCAAGCAACAGGTTGACGTATTGATTTTGACCATGTATTGGGGGAAAGAAGGTCAGACATCTCCCGAACAGTACCAGAAAGATCTAGCATATAATTTGCTTGATGCAGGAGTGGATATGGTTGTGGGACATCGTAGTTCTATCAGGCAGCCATACGAACTATATAATGGAAAATACATTTTTTATAATCTTGGTCCGTCACAGTTAGATGTACTGTTTGATGGGAAAAATATCAAAGAAATCGCAATTGTTCAAAATAGTGAAAGAAGCGTACTTCCACGGGAAAGTCAGAAAAAATAA
- a CDS encoding basic amino acid ABC transporter substrate-binding protein, with the protein MTTWKKAGILFLIIVMGLMAVACGNKAETTTKGNANADKKIVAVTHAQFRPFEYMNAQGKPEGFDIDIINAIGKELGWQVEVQDTGFDGALEQVKNGKAQVAIAAITINKKRQQSYAFSDPYFDAKQLIMVPEGSPIKTLQDIKGKKVAVQLSTTGALLAEDVLGKGNKDIFQFEDLPSAMDELYNKRVDVVIGDNVPMMEQMAKVSKPGFVTFDDPTIPKESYGILMQKGNDEMVKQVNGALKKIKENGTYDEIYKKYFSEK; encoded by the coding sequence ATGACAACGTGGAAAAAGGCAGGGATATTGTTTCTTATTATTGTGATGGGGCTTATGGCCGTCGCTTGTGGAAACAAAGCAGAGACTACAACAAAGGGCAATGCAAACGCCGACAAAAAAATTGTAGCGGTAACGCATGCACAATTCCGTCCGTTTGAATACATGAATGCCCAGGGGAAACCGGAAGGCTTTGATATTGATATTATTAATGCAATTGGAAAAGAACTCGGCTGGCAGGTCGAAGTACAGGATACAGGATTCGATGGCGCGCTAGAACAGGTGAAGAACGGTAAAGCTCAGGTGGCTATCGCGGCGATTACCATTAATAAGAAGCGACAGCAGTCATATGCATTCTCTGATCCGTATTTTGATGCAAAGCAGTTGATTATGGTGCCTGAAGGTTCTCCGATAAAGACGCTACAGGATATTAAAGGCAAGAAAGTAGCCGTACAGCTATCTACGACCGGTGCGCTTCTGGCGGAAGATGTTCTGGGCAAAGGAAACAAGGATATCTTCCAGTTTGAAGATCTACCATCTGCCATGGACGAGTTGTATAACAAGCGGGTCGATGTGGTTATCGGTGACAACGTACCGATGATGGAGCAGATGGCCAAAGTATCTAAACCGGGCTTTGTTACGTTCGATGACCCAACCATACCAAAGGAATCATACGGCATCCTTATGCAAAAAGGGAATGATGAGATGGTAAAACAGGTGAATGGTGCGTTGAAAAAGATTAAAGAAAACGGCACGTACGATGAAATCTATAAGAAGTATTTCTCTGAGAAGTAA
- a CDS encoding TldD/PmbA family protein gives MIQQLFELAEKKRIAELEVLTSQSINFSVQAYEGKIESYKKTDTAGLGVRGTYQSGTGYAYTERLRPHEFETLLDMVKDNASLMKEKEPMLQEKQKGSWHDSQPDLTEEDKITLALELEAQARAAEEVSDVSYAMISSGESTRQIANTHGLDKTYRSNYSMAYLSVIVKRGEEVETDSAYYMGDLSKLDRAKLIDEAVGKARRKLGGKPIPVGRYQAVLDRRVVCSLLGVYSGVFSARNVLQGTSRLEGQLGEKLFGSLDLLDDPYSGHERVLFDDEGMDTSARYLVRDGIVESYLHSLQTAAEMKQTPTGHGIRSYKGTVQIAPHRLQIPNGTTGLNDLFSEMTNGIYITDVQGLHSGTNTVSGDFSLAAQGFRIENGQITSPVKEITIAHNFFDMFAQPIKQADDFDFSMPGGHSQYGAPSILFEMIAVSS, from the coding sequence ATGATTCAACAACTATTCGAACTTGCCGAAAAAAAACGAATCGCTGAACTTGAGGTACTGACCAGTCAATCCATAAACTTCAGTGTCCAAGCGTATGAAGGAAAAATCGAATCATACAAAAAAACCGATACAGCCGGGCTCGGCGTTCGCGGCACATACCAGTCTGGTACCGGCTACGCTTATACAGAACGACTCCGCCCTCACGAATTCGAGACCTTACTGGACATGGTGAAGGATAACGCTTCTTTAATGAAAGAGAAAGAACCCATGCTTCAGGAGAAACAGAAAGGAAGCTGGCATGACAGTCAGCCTGACCTTACAGAAGAAGATAAGATTACGCTTGCACTTGAGTTGGAAGCACAAGCAAGGGCCGCCGAAGAAGTGTCGGACGTCAGCTACGCAATGATAAGTTCAGGAGAAAGTACGCGCCAAATCGCCAATACACACGGATTAGATAAAACGTATCGTTCCAACTATAGTATGGCGTACCTGTCTGTCATCGTAAAACGTGGTGAAGAAGTGGAGACAGACAGCGCATACTATATGGGAGATTTAAGTAAGCTAGACCGCGCCAAGCTAATTGATGAGGCTGTAGGCAAAGCCCGTCGCAAACTGGGCGGCAAACCGATACCTGTCGGCCGATATCAAGCCGTGTTGGATCGCCGTGTTGTCTGCTCGTTGCTCGGCGTCTATAGCGGGGTATTCTCAGCACGAAATGTTCTGCAAGGTACGTCTCGCCTCGAAGGCCAACTCGGTGAGAAACTATTCGGCTCACTCGACTTGCTGGACGATCCATATTCCGGGCACGAGCGCGTTTTATTCGACGATGAAGGCATGGATACATCTGCGCGCTATTTAGTGCGGGATGGGATTGTAGAGAGTTATCTTCACAGTCTTCAGACCGCAGCGGAAATGAAACAGACGCCTACCGGCCACGGCATTCGCAGCTACAAGGGAACAGTGCAAATCGCCCCCCATCGTCTGCAAATACCGAATGGCACAACCGGGCTAAATGACCTGTTCTCCGAAATGACGAACGGGATTTATATCACGGATGTACAGGGACTTCATTCCGGTACAAATACGGTCTCCGGTGACTTCTCGCTTGCGGCGCAGGGCTTTCGCATCGAGAACGGACAAATCACCTCACCAGTGAAAGAAATCACTATCGCGCATAACTTTTTTGATATGTTTGCACAACCGATTAAGCAAGCAGACGATTTCGATTTCTCAATGCCTGGCGGACATAGTCAATACGGCGCACCCTCTATCCTATTCGAGATGATAGCAGTATCAAGCTGA
- a CDS encoding TldD/PmbA family protein codes for MLHPATIERVMLAALSYGGDFAEVFVENKVEQNISMVKGEVEKARSGQDFGIGIRIFHGNDYLYTYTSNEDEEHLIETARLLSQAAKKSEHKNKTITFQKRFFVPRHLAQIDPRVVSIHQKRDVLAELNHHAMAYHTAISQVRTRYFDETQKVLIANSEGVWAEDTRVRTRIFVEAIATEDGQKQRGYVAPGAQKGFEFYNELDLRALAESAADTAVRMLEAKPCPGGKMPVVIDNGFGGVIFHEACGHGMEATAVAKGKGPYAGKLGQQVVSNKVSAVDDGTINNEWGSLHIDDEGTPAKRNVLIEKGILKGYLVDKLNGRRMGMESTGSSRRQSYRFAPTSRMTNTYILGGTDKLEDMIATTEYGLYAKTMGGGSVNTTTGDFNFAVLEGYMIENGKLTYPVKGATLIGNGRQTMYDVDMVGNNFLPGQGMCGSISGSIPVNVGQPALRVSQLTVGGSGQ; via the coding sequence ATGCTTCATCCGGCAACAATTGAACGAGTGATGCTTGCCGCTCTGTCTTACGGTGGAGATTTTGCCGAAGTGTTTGTTGAGAACAAAGTCGAGCAAAATATTTCTATGGTCAAAGGCGAAGTGGAAAAAGCACGCTCCGGACAGGATTTCGGCATCGGTATACGCATTTTTCATGGAAACGATTACCTCTATACGTATACCAGCAATGAAGACGAAGAACACCTCATCGAAACCGCCCGCCTTCTCTCCCAGGCAGCCAAAAAAAGCGAGCATAAAAATAAAACGATTACGTTCCAGAAACGTTTTTTCGTGCCTCGCCACCTCGCGCAAATCGATCCACGTGTCGTCTCAATCCATCAAAAACGGGATGTACTGGCCGAGCTAAATCATCATGCCATGGCATACCATACCGCCATCTCGCAGGTACGGACCCGCTACTTTGATGAAACACAGAAAGTGCTCATCGCTAATTCAGAAGGTGTATGGGCGGAAGATACACGCGTGCGCACCCGCATCTTCGTAGAAGCTATTGCTACCGAAGATGGACAAAAGCAGCGGGGATATGTCGCTCCTGGCGCACAGAAAGGGTTCGAATTCTACAATGAGCTCGATCTACGCGCACTGGCCGAGTCAGCGGCAGATACAGCGGTCCGCATGCTGGAGGCTAAGCCATGCCCAGGCGGCAAAATGCCGGTCGTTATCGATAACGGATTCGGCGGCGTCATCTTCCATGAAGCTTGCGGGCATGGGATGGAGGCTACAGCAGTTGCCAAAGGCAAAGGACCTTACGCTGGCAAATTGGGGCAACAAGTCGTCAGTAACAAAGTCTCCGCAGTGGATGACGGTACGATTAACAATGAATGGGGCTCACTTCATATCGATGACGAGGGCACTCCGGCCAAGCGCAACGTGCTAATTGAAAAAGGCATACTTAAAGGATATCTTGTCGATAAGTTGAATGGACGGCGCATGGGGATGGAATCTACCGGTTCATCGCGGCGCCAGTCATATCGTTTCGCCCCTACATCCCGCATGACCAATACGTATATTCTAGGTGGCACCGACAAGCTTGAAGACATGATTGCCACTACCGAGTACGGACTGTACGCCAAAACAATGGGCGGCGGCAGCGTGAATACGACGACTGGAGATTTTAATTTCGCCGTATTAGAAGGATATATGATCGAGAATGGCAAGCTTACGTATCCGGTCAAAGGGGCCACCTTAATCGGGAATGGGCGACAGACAATGTACGATGTCGACATGGTGGGCAATAACTTCTTGCCGGGACAGGGAATGTGCGGTTCGATCAGCGGGTCCATCCCAGTTAACGTCGGCCAACCTGCGCTGCGTGTATCACAATTGACGGTTGGGGGGAGCGGCCAATGA
- a CDS encoding GIY-YIG nuclease family protein, with protein sequence MYFVYILRCADNSLYTGCTPNIEERVKKHNAGKGARYTRGRTPVEVVYIEEAADRSAALKREYAIKRYSKQQKERLVSGRMEE encoded by the coding sequence ATGTATTTTGTTTACATATTACGCTGTGCCGACAATTCTTTATATACCGGATGCACGCCGAATATAGAGGAACGGGTAAAAAAACACAATGCAGGAAAAGGGGCGCGCTATACGCGCGGACGAACCCCTGTGGAAGTTGTGTATATAGAGGAAGCAGCAGACAGAAGCGCCGCTTTAAAACGAGAATACGCCATTAAGCGTTACTCCAAGCAGCAAAAAGAACGTTTAGTCAGCGGACGGATGGAAGAATGA
- a CDS encoding gamma-type small acid-soluble spore protein, translating into MAKRSKAGTDINKVRQQNQASASQFGADTEFGSETNVQAVRQANQQSKAKAAQQQQQNK; encoded by the coding sequence ATGGCTAAACGTTCTAAAGCAGGCACTGACATTAACAAAGTGCGTCAGCAAAACCAAGCTTCAGCTTCCCAATTCGGAGCTGACACTGAGTTTGGTAGCGAGACAAATGTTCAGGCTGTTCGCCAGGCTAATCAACAGTCTAAAGCGAAAGCTGCACAACAGCAACAACAGAACAAGTAG